In Vigna unguiculata cultivar IT97K-499-35 chromosome 3, ASM411807v1, whole genome shotgun sequence, a single genomic region encodes these proteins:
- the LOC114176985 gene encoding polygalacturonase inhibitor 2-like encodes MARLSIIVLIMVLLCRTALSELCNPQDKQALLQIKNELGNPTTLSSWLLNTDCCNPEWEGVSCDIDTKTYRVNSLDLSDLSLPKPYPIPSSVANLPYLSFLYISRINNLVGPIPPSIAKLTKLRFLYITYTNVSGQIPHFLSQMKTLVTIDFSYNALSGTLPPSLSSLPHLLGISFDGNRISGAIPASFGSFPKPFTVLTLSRNRLTGKIPATLAKLDLAFLDLSQNMLEGDASVLFGENKERLQKINLAKNLLAFDLGKIRLSKAKDLAGLDLRNNRIYGSLPKVLTSFKYLKRLNVSYNNLCGEIPKGGKLQRFDESCYAHNKCLCGSPLPACT; translated from the coding sequence ATGGCACGCTTAAGCATCATCGTACTCATCATGGTCCTACTCTGCAGAACTGCACTGTCGGAACTATGCAACCCACAAGACAAGCAAGCCCTTCTGCAGATCAAGAACGAGCTTGGCAACCCAACCACCCTCTCCTCCTGGCTCCTAAACACCGACTGCTGCAACCCGGAATGGGAAGGTGTCTCATGCGACATCGACACCAAAACGTACCGGGTCAACAGCCTCGACCTTTCCGACCTTAGCCTCCCCAAACCCTACCCTATCCCTTCCTCCGTCGCCAACCTCCCCTACCTCAGTTTTCTCTACATTAGCCGCATCAACAACCTCGTCGGTCCAATCCCCCCCTCCATCGCCAAACTCACCAAACTCCGTTTTCTCTACATCACCTACACCAACGTCTCTGGTCAGATACCCCATTTCTTGTCCCAGATGAAAACCCTTGTCACCATTGATTTCTCCTACAACGCCCTCTCCGGCACTCTCCCTCCCTCCCTCTCCTCTCTCCCCCACCTCCTCGGAATCTCCTTCGACGGCAACCGCATCTCCGGCGCCATCCCGGCCTCCTTCGGCTCCTTTCCCAAGCCTTTCACGGTGCTGACACTCTCCCGCAACCGCCTCACCGGCAAGATTCCGGCGACGCTGGCGAAGCTGGACTTGGCGTTCCTGGACTTATCCCAGAACATGCTGGAAGGAGATGCGTCGGTGCTGTTTGGGGAGAATAAGGAAAGGTTGCAGAAGATAAACCTGGCGAAGAACTTGCTGGCCTTTGATTTAGGAAAAATAAGGTTGTCGAAGGCGAAGGACTTGGCTGGTTTAGATCTTAGGAACAACCGTATCTACGGGTCTCTTCCAAAGGTTCTTACATCTTTTAAGTATCTTAAGCGTTTGAATGTGAGCTACAATAATCTGTGTGGTGAGATTCCCAAAGGTGGGAAGTTGCAGAGATTTGATGAATCTTGCTATGCTCATAACAAGTGCTTGTGCGGTTCTCCACTTCCTGCTTGCACTTAG